TTGTATACAATTCTTCTTAAATTATATTAGTACCCTTTTTCTAAATCAACTATATTTTTTAACTCTTTTCCCTCTTTATATCTCTTCATATTTTCGTAGACTAATTTATATTTCCTCTTAGCCATGTTTTGTGAAACCCATGAATTATGTGGTGTTATTATAACATTATCCATTTCCCAAAGTGGACTATCCTTCTTTAAAGGCTCCTGTTCAACTACATCTAAAGCAGCTGATCGTATTTTACCATTCTTAAGAAATTTAATTAACTTCTCTTCACAGACTATCTGCCCCCTGGATGCATTTACAAAAATTGTTCCCGCTTTCATCATTGAAAAAATCTTTTCATCTATAAAATGGTATGTCTTATCTGTGATAGGTAATAGACTTATAACAACATCACATTCTTTAAGCATAGCTTCTAGTTCATCACTAGAGTAACATTTATTAAAGTTTTCCACCTGATGACCTGTAGTATTAAGGCCTAATACATTAACAGAAAACGCCTGAAGTCTTTTGGCTGTTTCTATTGCTATATTTCCAGTTCCTAGTATTCCTACTGTTTCCCCAAAAATTTCTCTAACAGAAGTTCTTAGTTTCCATCTCTTTTCTTCTTTATTTTTGAAAAAACCATTTGCTTCCTTATACATAGATAAAATACTCCAAATTATCCATTCCGAAATAGGTACACTATACCCTTCTTTATTATTAGTTACTATAATTCCATTGTTTTTTACATACTCTTTAGGAACTTGATCAAACCCATCACTTTCAAGCTGAATCCACCTTAATTTCTTAAGATTGCCTATATCAAAATGAGAAAATGGATTATAGGTAAACATGAACTCTACATCTTTAAGTTCATCTGTATATTTAAGGTTTCTTTCGCTTTTGGATATAATTTCAAAGCCAAGCTCTTCTAAACTTTTTATTTGCTCCTCAGAAAAATGGAAAGTGATTAATGCTTTAGTGTTCAATATCTCATCTCCTCCCTTTATGTTTTATCATATTGTTAAAATATAGCTGATTATTTTACTAATATGGTATCATATTTACTTGTATTTTACAACCTTTTATAATTCATTAATATATCATATATTTTACCACCCTTACTTAATAAAAAAACGTACTAGATTTAATCTCACAAAACCTAATACGCTAAAAATTATCTTTTCATCTAATTTATCAATGGATACAAAGCTTCATCTTCCTTATTAAGTCTATTTACAAGTAATTTAATAACAGCTTCAGTATCATTTTTAAAGTTCAAAATGTTTTCACACACTTTAATCCTAGTATTATATTTATTTTTATATTCTTCAAACTTCTTACCTATATCACCCATATCATCTATATATTCTTTTGCAATATTTCTTATACTCTCATCTTCACTTTTTATTAACTCCGGATATAAATATCTGTCCTCTGATTGAAGATGAATCTTTAAAATTCCGGATAGTACACTAACAGTTTTAGCTACCTCTATGTAATCCCCTTCACTTATTTTTTTATCTATAAATCCATTTAATATTTTTATACTATTATGTATTTCTGTATGTTGTCTTTTAAGATTATTCATATACATTTTTACAACCTCTCCTAACCATTTATAAATTCTATATTTTTATTATAAATAATTAAATTTAAGAGTTCTGTATCTTATGTTACAAATAAAAATAAAATTACCCATAAAAAACTAATAGCTTTTCATGGGCAAACACTCTATATTATTTATTAAATTGTAAATCTTATCTAACTAACCAGCCACCATCAACAGCTAAAACATGACCATTTATATAGTCAGAAGCTTTTGATGCTAAGAATACTACAGTTCCCATTAAATCAAATGGATCTCCCCATTTTGCTGCTGGTATTCTTGATAGTATTTCATTATTCCTTTTTTCGTCATTCCTTATAGGCTCAGTGTTTTTAGTGGCAATATACCCTGGAGCTATTGCATTTATTTGAATATTTTTATCAGCCAATTCATTTGCAAACGCTTTTGTTAATCCTGCAACTCCATGCTTTGAAGCAGTATATGGAGGCACAAACTTTCCCCCCTGGAATGAAAGCATAGATGCAATATTTATTATTTTACCAGCACCTTGTTTTACCATAACCCTTGCTGCTCTTTGACTTAAATAGTAAACAGAATTTAGATTTGTATTTATTATGTATTCCCAGTCCTCATCCTTATATTCTGTAAGAGGTGCTCTTCTTATAGTACCTGCATTATTAACAAGTATGTCAAGTCTTCCGTAAACTTCTACACACTTATCAACTATTCCTGATATGTTTTCTTTCTTAGATAAATCCGCTTGATAAAACTCAACTCTTTTTCCTGTACTCTCTATAAGCTTCCTAGTCTCATCCCAGTTAGTACCGTGTGTAACTATGAATAGATCAGCTCCTGCCTTAGCAAGTGCAAGGGCATATCCTTGTCCAAGACCTGTATTTCCACCTGTAACTATTGCAACTTTTCCGTCTAGTGAAAAAAAGTCCATTGAAAAATCTTTTACTGAAAAGCTCATATTATTATAACATCCCTTCTTACTCTAACTCTATAATAACTATTTCATCTTTAATCATAATGTCTTTTCATACTTAAAGTGCCTAATGTACTAACT
The Clostridium felsineum DSM 794 DNA segment above includes these coding regions:
- a CDS encoding phosphoglycerate dehydrogenase is translated as MNTKALITFHFSEEQIKSLEELGFEIISKSERNLKYTDELKDVEFMFTYNPFSHFDIGNLKKLRWIQLESDGFDQVPKEYVKNNGIIVTNNKEGYSVPISEWIIWSILSMYKEANGFFKNKEEKRWKLRTSVREIFGETVGILGTGNIAIETAKRLQAFSVNVLGLNTTGHQVENFNKCYSSDELEAMLKECDVVISLLPITDKTYHFIDEKIFSMMKAGTIFVNASRGQIVCEEKLIKFLKNGKIRSAALDVVEQEPLKKDSPLWEMDNVIITPHNSWVSQNMAKRKYKLVYENMKRYKEGKELKNIVDLEKGY
- the kduD gene encoding 2-dehydro-3-deoxy-D-gluconate 5-dehydrogenase KduD — encoded protein: MSFSVKDFSMDFFSLDGKVAIVTGGNTGLGQGYALALAKAGADLFIVTHGTNWDETRKLIESTGKRVEFYQADLSKKENISGIVDKCVEVYGRLDILVNNAGTIRRAPLTEYKDEDWEYIINTNLNSVYYLSQRAARVMVKQGAGKIINIASMLSFQGGKFVPPYTASKHGVAGLTKAFANELADKNIQINAIAPGYIATKNTEPIRNDEKRNNEILSRIPAAKWGDPFDLMGTVVFLASKASDYINGHVLAVDGGWLVR
- a CDS encoding hemerythrin domain-containing protein, giving the protein MYMNNLKRQHTEIHNSIKILNGFIDKKISEGDYIEVAKTVSVLSGILKIHLQSEDRYLYPELIKSEDESIRNIAKEYIDDMGDIGKKFEEYKNKYNTRIKVCENILNFKNDTEAVIKLLVNRLNKEDEALYPLIN